CTGCTTGATAAGATCAATCAATGTTTGAAGGGCCAAAAACAACTAATAAGTTTCACCATTTAGCTTAGTCAAATAAATTTACCAATACCACTACCAGTAATGATTAAACACTAAGCAAACTATAGCAAGTCCATAGTATGAAACTATACTAAAAAAGcttaaatgatttgaaaatttttattatcatactAATTAAATGAAATGCTCAGAATTTGGAATAGGCCTTTCAAAACTGAACGTGAATGGATTTTACCAGCAGGTAGTGCACCTCAACTCACTCTacgttgaaaatgtttttctgCTCCTTATTCGTACTGATGATATTGAGACTAATGTTGATGCATTGAGATTCAAAGTTTAAAGAGTTTCTTATCTTCCAGGATTTTACTACCGAGAAAGCCATATATCTGTAAGCAATTACAATTTGAATTCATAAAGCATTAAGcaataaaagaatatttgatTGCTAAATGCCTCCCTATTCTTAACAATGCAAGCAAAATGCTAAACCATTAGATGGATGGATACAAGAATGACttcactaataataattaataccaCATTTACATCCCTACGGTCAGAAGCTGCTATTCTTAGCCATAGAAAAGTACAAAATCTTGTTGCCTAGAAACATGCTTTGTTCTAAGGCAggttaaataatcaaaatgaaattatatcCAGTTTCCACAAAGATATTATTCAACTACAGCTTCCAGCAGTGAAACAATCAAATTTCCCAAACTCATCCTTATGGAAGAAAGTTCCATTAGATGCAATTACTGAATGTCAGCCCATGCAATACTGTCATCTGGGTATGGAGCAAGAACCAAAATCAAAACagaatgaataaaaatttcaaattaacatgaaaataaaatatatctatgACCAGCGCAAATGATTACACCTTATGATGTATCTCACTACTACCGTTAAgaattttttgttcatttcaCCAAATTTATATACCGTCAATTCCCAATTATGCTCTTGAAAGGGATACTCATGTAAATATTAACAACATGAAAGTGAATTTAAACTGAAACAAGGACAGAAACACTTAAGTCAGAATAGATACCGATACTAGCTGTATTATGTTAAAGCAGAGACTGCTTCATATCCATCTGACTCAATAGCTTCTACCACTGATATGTCGCCTGTCCTTGCAATTTTCCCTTTGTCctgatttttttaagaagaaaaagagaagtccATTCATGTTATTTCATATCATATACATAATACATATACACATTCAGTTTCCCATACACTGTCTAGAGCTGCTTtctaagaaagaaaaacaatattctATCAGAAGGCTTATAAATGTCTATACATATACAGAAATGGGATGACATCAACAAAGACTTTTACACTAGAGCTCAGCTTGaataaacttcttcacaaaTCACAAATCACAAATCCATAATACTTATAGCAGAAGACATTGTGAGGTAAAATGAGTTAAACTTCTCTGATAAATTAACACCAAGTTATGCCTTTTAGCTTTTGGAAAAGTTAGATGAGATGAGAGAGCATGTTAGTGTCAACTACTTTCTTTAGGAAATCTACTTCTTCAAGCTCATCCTTCACTTGAATTGATAGGACTAGCACCTTAATTCCAGTAATGAAAAGTGAAAACCCATGTATCATACATATTACAAATTCAAAACTTGCAATGATATTGAAGATCAACAGTAAGTTACCATAACATGGACATGTGTAGGATTCAAAAGATCCAGAATCCGTCTATAATGAGTTATCATCAACAAGGACTTTTCTGGGGTGAGAATCCTATTAACTGCATTCGCAACATCCCTGAGCGCATCAACATCCAAACCAGAATCAATTTCATCCAAAATAGCCAAGTCCGCCCCCAAAACCGCAAGCTGCAAGATTTCATTGCGCTTGCGTTCACCGCCACTAAACCCTTGGTTCACATTCCTATTGAGAAAGTCAGGCTTCATGTTAACAAGCTGAAGCTTCTCCATCAGGTAAGGTAAAAACTGCACCGCAAAACAATCCCAATCATAACATGCAATGAcgaggagatataaggttgcAGTCATGGATTCGAATCCCCTAATGacatttctaacaaaactaacaaactaacatttaccgatttaaaaaaaaaaacacgcaaTGACGAAAAATGACCTCATAACGATAGATGAGAAACATACTAAAGTcctatttggataaacttcttcaCAACACTTAAATGACTTGAATTTATCCCATCAACTTATATAATACCTCGATTGGTCCAACCTCATCTCGACCAAGTTTTTTCATTCGAGCATTGTAGGCCATGGCGAGAAACAGATCAATGGAAACACCGGGGATTTCAACAGGGGATTGAAAACTCATGAAGAGACCCGCAAGAGACCTTTCTTCAGGTTCCATCTCAAGCAAATTCTCCCCCTTGAAAACAACACTGCCTCCGGTTACTTCATAATCTGGGTGCCCCACAAGAACCTGCATGCAGTTCAATTActtaaaaatcctttttttttcttttcaattgaaTGAGAGAGGATAGGGTAAGTGAGTGAGAAACCTTGGCGAAAGTGCTTTTGCCGGAACCGTTTTTCCCCATGATGGCGTGGACCTCTCCTTGGTTGATGGTGAGGTTAACGCCGTGGAGAATGTCAACGTTGGATTCGACAATCTTGGCCCTCAAGTCATTGACTTGGAGGAGGGGAGTGGCGGCGCTGGCCACGCAAACGCGGTGGTTGACGCGGCGGAGGGTGGGTTTTGGGGATCGTCGGAGAGGATTAACGGTGGGAGAAGGGTGGGTGGGAAGGGATAACGCCATCGCTGCACTGATACGTAGAAAATCCCTTTTCTTTTGCTATGATTGTTttcaatgtttttgttttcGTTCTACTCATTCCtcccattttattttcttcaagtAGTCTTTCACCCattccaattaattttaattgggtTGGACtagatttatcttttaatttttagtaatCATTTTAATTGGGTTAAAATTAAGTTGCATCATCAAGttgagtaattaaaaaaaatacttattttggtGTGAAAgtataatatgataataaattgatgaaaaatttaaatttaatatttaaatgtgaaaaattaaaaaaaaagcgtCTTAGTTGTatgttttgtatatttaaagattaaatttaatttttttatatattaatttatcatcttttcatatttttaaagactaaaatgagtattaattaaaaaagttatcatttctttgatttttaattagaaaatactGACTCAATTAGTTGGATTATCGGgttgaataattaaatttttaattattgtttcgtttaattttaatttaacctgattaaatttaattgagtatggttgaatttatcttttaatttttaacaatctAATCTTAATTGATGGGCTTATTTGgttgaataattataaatttgtgttatttaaaatattttttttaataatctaacatatttattgattttgttgataattaatttttataaaaaaatattagtcatttttaataaaattttcctatggatcaatttttttatctacacAACTTAATCTAAaactttgtttaaaaaatttaaacatacttTTACTCATATCAATGAAATGTTAGTCTTCAAAATGCAATTGTTTACCCTAAAGAAATGTATCTGTTAAcgttcaaaataaattatatctcTATATCAAAGGTGCAAGAGttaaattctttaataattaactttttttaaaattcaattatgcTTTAAACTACTCAGCAACGTGATCAACTTGAGCCGCtcaataaaatttagaaatacAAAGCGGATCTACTCAGCGTTGGCTTATAACAGGTTTTAAAATGTAAACGTTATAactaataattcttaaaaatcaCATTCGAaacataaaatatcatattcaaAACATAGAACCAAATTCTGTTAAATATTTAGTccataaaatatcatattcaaAACGTTATATTTCTTTCGTCCTAAATGTAAGACAGTTTTTTGAagtttcatttttctaattatttcttgcattaattctttttatttatccaaattaTGTTTAATACTTAgtccataaataataaataatatgaattgtcattttctttctcttatatGAGAATTTGAGAAGatgactaataaaaaaattgttttaaaactccatttttattgttttctttccatacaATAATTACACAAGTAGAAAAGTAATTAGatgaaaaaagttatataattagtccttgtaatttataaaatattacaattacaaataaatttgatatcattaactaaattttctaaatttgttataaattcCTTACTTTTAGCGACACGGGGGagtaaaactaatttgaagatGTCCTAATTAAAGGCCCTGCATCTTCATCCCACTTCATTTTagtactatttttattaatcagtactccaaacacatttaaatctcagagaaattaatttatgaatttttctaAAACGAATGTTTTTCTTACCAGGCTACAACTTTGTAAAAAACaacaatatcaaataaaaattactaataaagtAAATAGAATTCCGTTTAAGCGTAGAAtagataaatatcatataatataatttttaagttaaaaaatatttttttgtgcttataaaattacaaaagtataaatttggttcgtataaaaaaatttgtttattttttatgtgtcaCTTTCTCGTAAACTTGGTTGTTTCAGTCTTAGAGGGTTATAAATCcccacaaaatgaaaaaaaagagccGCCGCcgcaaattttcaaatttctctTGGATGCTTAAACTGGTGAGGTTGCAGTTGCCTATGTGATTCGTTCACTCAATAGTTAGAGTAAgatattcaaaaaattattgctacgcaagtaagaaaaataaacaacgaGCATGAACAAATTATAAGATCCTTGACCCAAACTAAATGGGGTTCTAAAAATAAAGTtctaagatttaaaaaaaatgcatgtttTCACCGCAGGTCCATTGATCAGTATTAAACGATTTCCTATGTTTATCAGAAGCAAATAAGCATGTTTGGGTCTTGTCTTATGAATTGTGATTAATTATGGAAGAAATTAAATCAGTGATGAGTGGTGTTACTTATATGGCCTGGATGGGGCATCAACGTTCAAGATtagagaaaaaggaagagaggTTTGAAACTTCGCCGcagttttttttgtaatttatgggttttttttttaactcccacaaattgaaagaaaagtaaCAAATAATTGGACTAATAAGAAAGTCACACCTAGATAAGAGAATTAACCAAATCTAactccaaataaaaaaataatatattttaattttacatagaaaaaactaaatacaaaattttacaaaaataaatttcatactttagtagttttataaatatgaaaacatattttagtaaaatttatatatttatactttttagtaatataaaaatatttatattggaatctattatttattgttatttaggGTTTAGGGAGAATGTGATGTAAAAGgaatttgattaatataaaagtatttCATATTGGTATTCAACTACAATATActatataattgaaaataattaaatttaaagttgaattttgactgatttctaattagttaataatgtaaatattcataataatatatcaaaattaaattcatataaacATACGTAAGAAACaagatatacatataaataggattttaataaataatatttttaggacattaattgagaaattaaaagaaaaaatatttattttataaatcataaaagaggataaaaaaaatcatgaacaacataataaaatctcatagtttttagtaaattttaattaataaaaaaagtgtatttcattaaaaaaaagtgtaattagtatgatattattattcCTCTGAATATAATCATCacaaatatttgtaaatattaCGTATGATATGGAGATGTAGAATGAGTGTAATAGTATCACTAATGTGTAAACAGGAGAATGGCTGAATCGGCGACAGTAGGGTTTATGATTCTGCTGAATAAATTGGCAACTACACGGCTTTTATGCCAATGGAATATATATTGTGGGATAAACACAGTGCTGTGCAAGCTATTCATGATGTCAGATATGTTCTCAATCTCAGACCAACTAGGAGCAACCCTCTCTTCAGAGGATGTTATCAAATCTACTTACGAAAAGCATGATTTGGTgtactaaataataatatatcatgtATTAACATTATTGATATGCTgctattgaatattttaattgtactgccaaaatacaattaatatgaACATTGTGTTTAGTttaggaagaaaaaatgaaatagaaaaaagtaaagagaaaaagggaggaaaaagtaaaaagagacatttttttaaattgtttggtaggaaaaaaagaagaagaaagaaaagcaaaacttttctttgtttagttaaatagaaagtgaaaagatagaaaacaagcatcaataTAACATATGATTATCCCTGATTAGGGAAAGAAATGTGACAAATAATCTGTTTGTAAAAATATATccttatctatctatctatatatatatatatatatatatatatatatatatatttatatttatatttggaaGGCTATgcttttgtgtttaatttttatgcaatgtgaatataaaaaatatatattttcaaccaataaaatattattgaatatattttttaaaataattattaaaaaattaataaactcatTTATGGATCTAGTATGGTTTGAaacttataataatttgaaagaattttttgTCACAGTGAACTAAAATCATTGAATGATTGATTTCTTCGAGAgtaataatatatgaattatcatttattttaaatatctcattaatatcttttatttatttatttcttcttatcatattataaattctattaaattttgtatttttatggaTGTCCAAATATCTTTCTTTAGGGTTTAAGGGTTATAAGATTTTTTGTATATAAGAAATTCTTTTTACTTACAAAAATCAGGTAtcatcattaaaattaatatttgatttagtGATTGAGGGACATTGTATCtcctacaaaattaaataaatgtataGGCTTGAGAAGtagattttgtttttcaaacgTGTGCATGAGAATGGATAGTCTATTATCCTATTTGAATCTTTCTCATCATTCTCAAACCAaactaatttgtttttatcagaTAGGACTTGACTTTGACGAGACAAAATACTTCTAAAAAGTTAAATAGTTTGTTTTTAAtgaattcatttttctttaaaattgaaagaaagTGACTTCTAACCATCCTTATTACCGAGCATTTGAAAAGTTTTAGTcatgaacattgaaaaatgtttttgattACTTTAATACATAAATactactttttatacttttaacgcaataaaactttttaaattattgt
This genomic interval from Glycine max cultivar Williams 82 chromosome 5, Glycine_max_v4.0, whole genome shotgun sequence contains the following:
- the LOC100798005 gene encoding ABC transporter I family member 6, chloroplastic-like, encoding MALSLPTHPSPTVNPLRRSPKPTLRRVNHRVCVASAATPLLQVNDLRAKIVESNVDILHGVNLTINQGEVHAIMGKNGSGKSTFAKVLVGHPDYEVTGGSVVFKGENLLEMEPEERSLAGLFMSFQSPVEIPGVSIDLFLAMAYNARMKKLGRDEVGPIEFLPYLMEKLQLVNMKPDFLNRNVNQGFSGGERKRNEILQLAVLGADLAILDEIDSGLDVDALRDVANAVNRILTPEKSLLMITHYRRILDLLNPTHVHVMDKGKIARTGDISVVEAIESDGYEAVSALT